One genomic segment of Bradyrhizobium prioriisuperbiae includes these proteins:
- a CDS encoding SAM-dependent methyltransferase, with the protein MMSATAVADFFQFFRSYVSNPGQVSAIAPSGQSLARLMTQEIVPGVGPVIELGPGTGIFTKTLLQRGVPERDLLLIEYGSDFMRLLQQRFPRAKVLWMDARQLSQHELFMAPAAAVVSGLPLLSMSPRKVMAILTGAFQHMREGGTFYQFTYGPRCPVPRPILDRLGLKASLVGRIAFNIPPASVYRIRQRPEVPGRRLSR; encoded by the coding sequence GTGATGAGCGCTACCGCCGTTGCAGACTTCTTCCAGTTCTTCCGCTCGTATGTTTCCAACCCGGGACAAGTCTCCGCAATCGCGCCATCCGGCCAGTCGCTGGCGCGCTTGATGACGCAGGAGATCGTGCCGGGCGTGGGACCGGTGATTGAACTCGGGCCCGGGACTGGCATATTCACCAAGACGCTGCTTCAGCGCGGTGTTCCCGAGCGTGACTTGCTGCTGATTGAATACGGCTCGGATTTTATGCGCCTGTTGCAGCAGCGTTTCCCGAGGGCGAAAGTGTTGTGGATGGATGCGCGCCAGCTTTCGCAACATGAGTTGTTCATGGCGCCCGCTGCGGCGGTCGTGAGCGGCCTTCCGCTTCTCTCGATGTCGCCGCGCAAGGTCATGGCCATTTTGACCGGCGCCTTTCAGCACATGCGTGAGGGCGGCACCTTTTATCAATTCACCTACGGCCCGCGCTGTCCTGTGCCGCGCCCGATCCTTGATCGCCTCGGTCTGAAGGCAAGCCTTGTCGGGCGAATTGCGTTCAATATTCCTCCGGCATCCGTGTATCGCATCCGTCAGCGTCCTGAGGTCCCAGGTCGGCGGCTGTCGAGATAG
- a CDS encoding DUF6088 family protein — translation MQPIAQRILTQAKTLSEGALISAKEFLHLGTRAAVDQALKRLEEKKELMRIARGVYVRPVQTRFGTRAPAPEKVVANIATSRAETVVSHGAAAANALGLTTQVPTKLVYLTSGRSRRLHLGAQVVEMKNAPPWMLLPSHRAAGEAVRALEWIGQRGASEALKTLKRTLSPATVEELVAIRPALPSWMSESISQVFIAHA, via the coding sequence ATGCAACCGATTGCCCAACGCATTTTAACTCAGGCCAAGACGCTTTCCGAAGGCGCTTTAATCAGCGCCAAGGAATTCCTGCATCTGGGCACGAGGGCGGCCGTCGACCAGGCCCTCAAACGGCTAGAGGAGAAAAAGGAGCTGATGCGCATCGCCCGCGGCGTATATGTGCGCCCGGTGCAGACGCGGTTTGGCACGCGTGCCCCGGCTCCGGAAAAAGTCGTGGCCAACATCGCGACCTCGCGGGCGGAAACCGTCGTCAGTCACGGTGCGGCCGCCGCCAACGCGCTCGGCCTCACGACGCAGGTGCCGACCAAGCTCGTCTATCTCACGTCCGGGCGTAGCCGGCGTCTCCATCTTGGGGCACAGGTCGTGGAAATGAAGAATGCTCCGCCATGGATGCTTCTTCCGTCGCATCGCGCGGCCGGAGAAGCCGTCCGCGCGCTTGAGTGGATTGGCCAGCGCGGCGCTTCGGAAGCCTTGAAGACCTTGAAACGAACCCTGTCGCCTGCCACGGTCGAAGAACTGGTCGCGATCCGTCCCGCACTTCCGTCGTGGATGTCCGAGTCCATCAGCCAGGTATTCATAGCCCATGCCTGA
- a CDS encoding nucleotidyl transferase AbiEii/AbiGii toxin family protein: protein MPENYLTLSREERLEALGVAATQSGRPVHLLEKDIWVVWAVDGLFKSEFGEHLVFKGGTSLSKGYDVIERFSEDIDVTYDIRQLVPELAADDPIPKTNSQADKWTRTIHDKLAAWVKEKALPVIEKHIKDSGVDAKATVDGSKIYIDYDPLAKGTGYVPPRVILEFGARSTGEPSEKRTIACDAASYLPDLAFLTATPNTMLPKRTFWEKATAVHVYCLRGHQGDRYSRHWHDLVRLDDEGYAQAAFDDPDLAKDVAAFKARFFRAKDSEGNPIDYAKAVSGGLKLVPDAEALKVLEADYKKMADDGILLDDAEPFAKLIERCADLERRANGGASSDAKG, encoded by the coding sequence ATGCCTGAAAATTACCTGACGCTCTCCCGCGAGGAACGCCTTGAAGCCCTAGGCGTGGCCGCCACCCAATCCGGGCGGCCCGTCCACTTGCTCGAAAAAGATATCTGGGTCGTTTGGGCCGTGGACGGCTTGTTCAAATCGGAATTCGGCGAGCATCTCGTCTTCAAGGGCGGTACGTCGCTGTCGAAAGGTTACGACGTCATCGAGCGCTTTTCGGAAGATATCGATGTGACCTACGATATCCGCCAGCTTGTGCCTGAACTGGCGGCCGACGATCCCATCCCGAAAACGAACAGCCAGGCCGATAAATGGACCCGCACGATTCATGATAAGCTCGCGGCGTGGGTCAAGGAGAAAGCACTGCCGGTCATCGAGAAGCACATCAAGGATTCAGGAGTCGACGCCAAGGCAACCGTCGATGGCTCCAAGATCTATATCGACTACGATCCGCTCGCCAAAGGCACCGGCTATGTTCCTCCGCGCGTGATTCTCGAATTTGGCGCGCGTTCGACCGGCGAGCCCTCGGAAAAGAGAACGATCGCCTGTGATGCTGCTTCGTATCTGCCGGACCTTGCGTTCCTGACAGCTACGCCTAACACCATGCTGCCGAAGCGAACGTTCTGGGAGAAAGCGACCGCTGTGCACGTCTATTGTTTGCGCGGCCACCAGGGCGACCGCTATTCCCGCCACTGGCACGACCTTGTGCGTTTGGATGACGAAGGCTATGCGCAAGCCGCCTTTGACGATCCGGACCTCGCCAAAGACGTTGCTGCTTTCAAAGCACGCTTCTTTCGCGCGAAGGATAGCGAAGGCAATCCGATCGATTACGCCAAGGCTGTCTCGGGCGGATTGAAGCTCGTTCCCGATGCCGAAGCGCTCAAGGTGCTCGAAGCCGACTACAAGAAGATGGCGGATGACGGCATTCTGCTCGACGACGCCGAGCCTTTCGCGAAGCTCATCGAACGTTGCGCCGACCTTGAACGCCGAGCCAATGGTGGGGCATCTTCTGACGCGAAGGGCTAG
- a CDS encoding DUF2971 domain-containing protein, with the protein MTDLFRFRRASAVLDEFHELERQEIYFAPPEDLNDPMEGYKDVVWQGDAVVWHNLLRHFLLNAMLMAHRLLGGPSFGEADIRKVIYVTFDDLPPAPATVRDVYLEICSQFFAEPGISSFVEKLGARARPMRREELTHYLRALYPFFLHLFFTHPSLKDVFTMTTPAEAFREQMERMNRSLEALVTLDPAQVASAEALFLAGEGLAVQEQIRLDVNSNGSLPPYAALFSYNFASSYVGALDQLIHYPAYYACFARIATNASMWGTYGDSHRGVALKFKTSANEAGDPVLQLKGVTGWHSGQGRAMEPDFGFRDHSVRNIEYSNTYPEIDFFRSIGHLPQQAINRFWFRDETGRESPIRAAIAEDEAKWREGYWAGFEAGLVRKTLDWAHEQEARIAIHSMLDSYDDPRYRKLQYRFQDLAGIVFGVNTREADKASIVKIIAAKCKAEERSGFEFYQTRYVRQQQGFQIIPLSLL; encoded by the coding sequence ATGACCGATCTTTTTCGCTTTCGCCGCGCCAGCGCCGTCCTCGATGAATTCCACGAACTCGAACGGCAGGAAATCTACTTTGCCCCGCCTGAGGACCTCAACGATCCCATGGAGGGATACAAGGATGTCGTTTGGCAAGGCGATGCCGTCGTCTGGCATAATCTCCTCCGACACTTCCTCCTCAATGCGATGCTCATGGCTCACCGCCTTCTGGGCGGGCCATCTTTCGGCGAAGCCGACATTCGCAAGGTGATCTACGTCACCTTCGATGATCTGCCGCCAGCGCCTGCGACGGTGCGTGACGTCTATCTGGAGATTTGTTCGCAGTTCTTTGCCGAACCGGGAATCTCCTCCTTCGTCGAAAAGCTCGGCGCGCGCGCCCGGCCGATGCGGCGGGAGGAACTGACACATTACCTGCGGGCGCTCTATCCCTTTTTCCTGCACCTCTTCTTTACACACCCCTCGCTCAAAGACGTCTTCACGATGACAACACCGGCGGAGGCTTTCCGCGAACAAATGGAACGCATGAACCGGAGCCTCGAAGCGCTCGTTACGCTCGACCCCGCCCAGGTCGCGTCCGCCGAGGCTCTGTTTCTGGCCGGCGAAGGGCTCGCCGTTCAGGAGCAGATCCGGTTAGATGTGAACTCAAATGGATCGTTGCCCCCTTATGCGGCACTATTCTCTTACAATTTCGCCAGCAGCTACGTGGGTGCACTCGACCAGCTTATCCACTATCCCGCCTACTATGCGTGTTTTGCGCGCATTGCGACCAACGCATCGATGTGGGGCACGTATGGTGATTCCCATCGCGGCGTGGCGCTCAAATTCAAGACCTCCGCCAATGAAGCAGGCGATCCTGTCCTGCAGTTGAAAGGGGTCACCGGCTGGCATAGCGGGCAGGGTCGTGCGATGGAGCCGGATTTTGGCTTTCGGGATCACAGCGTTCGCAACATCGAATATTCGAACACCTATCCCGAGATCGATTTCTTTCGCTCGATCGGGCATCTTCCGCAACAGGCGATTAACCGGTTCTGGTTTCGCGACGAGACGGGACGGGAAAGTCCCATCCGCGCGGCCATTGCGGAAGATGAAGCGAAGTGGCGGGAGGGCTATTGGGCGGGTTTCGAAGCCGGGCTTGTCCGCAAGACACTCGACTGGGCCCATGAGCAGGAGGCCAGGATCGCCATCCACTCCATGCTCGACAGCTACGATGACCCGCGATACCGCAAGCTGCAATACCGCTTTCAGGACCTCGCGGGCATAGTCTTCGGCGTAAACACGCGCGAGGCCGACAAGGCCAGCATCGTCAAAATTATCGCTGCGAAGTGCAAGGCCGAGGAGCGTTCAGGCTTCGAGTTCTATCAAACCCGTTATGTGCGACAGCAGCAAGGTTTCCAGATCATCCCTCTCTCGCTGCTCTGA
- the mauJ gene encoding methylamine utilization protein MauJ, with product MYAKNLARILGLLCQNSDVSHSAPQELEQRFDSLRRYDQLPRGRERREEKLSGKHIAAAVFGLVPMHPGWAGHVALILEGFRPVGGTEASFFMAETLSDVIVTLLADEEARKDFIRMTLTMAETGMNSHGGAEVVYRRNGEKRRAHFVPQMAVSLLSPGRDVDFDPDRDRMNAPTMREMSFTQEFFRRLARECALADRFPAPPDGDGSEYDAEEAEQERYRKLGVRNGSRYLHVGVDNQVTWPKEEKLITFDRYQLALMPKTKENVQSVHIDLMANRLDERAAMTVINRFLSVMAWCDDNFAIAQHGWSGNPVPVPVSKRDLAFTTAHDYIFDRKIPDSEEARRALALFREARNAQQNEFVSYAVLNYYKLIEIRYPGKEAARKWFLTNFEALHTESKGDDDISRFLAICGSEPPHKYIHDSCRIAVAHAGKHSKSNPDDAHEIVRLHTAARVMHRLARRFIEQEFAISDVMYSGD from the coding sequence ATGTATGCAAAGAACCTGGCCCGTATTCTTGGGCTGTTGTGCCAGAACAGCGACGTGTCTCACAGCGCGCCGCAGGAACTGGAGCAGCGATTTGATTCCCTGCGCCGCTACGACCAGCTCCCGCGCGGAAGGGAGCGGCGCGAGGAGAAGTTGTCGGGCAAGCATATAGCGGCTGCCGTGTTTGGGCTTGTCCCGATGCATCCCGGCTGGGCCGGGCATGTCGCGCTCATACTGGAGGGGTTTCGCCCCGTCGGAGGCACCGAGGCGTCGTTCTTCATGGCCGAGACGCTGAGCGACGTCATCGTTACGCTTCTGGCGGATGAAGAAGCCCGAAAGGACTTCATCCGGATGACGCTTACCATGGCCGAAACCGGCATGAACAGTCATGGCGGCGCCGAAGTCGTGTACCGGCGCAACGGAGAGAAGCGAAGGGCCCATTTTGTACCGCAAATGGCGGTCTCGCTGTTATCACCGGGACGCGACGTCGATTTCGACCCTGACCGCGACCGGATGAATGCGCCAACGATGCGCGAGATGTCGTTTACGCAAGAGTTCTTTCGGCGGCTGGCCCGGGAATGCGCGTTGGCCGATCGCTTTCCCGCGCCGCCGGACGGCGACGGCTCCGAGTACGATGCCGAGGAGGCGGAGCAGGAACGTTACCGGAAGCTCGGCGTGCGCAATGGCTCGCGCTATCTCCATGTCGGCGTAGACAATCAGGTCACCTGGCCCAAGGAAGAAAAGCTCATCACCTTCGATCGGTACCAGTTGGCGCTCATGCCCAAGACCAAGGAAAACGTGCAATCGGTCCACATCGATCTGATGGCCAACCGGCTCGACGAACGCGCCGCCATGACGGTCATCAACCGATTTCTCAGTGTGATGGCATGGTGCGACGATAACTTTGCGATTGCGCAGCATGGATGGTCGGGCAATCCCGTCCCAGTTCCCGTCTCAAAGCGCGACCTCGCGTTCACAACGGCGCACGACTACATTTTTGACCGGAAAATTCCGGATTCCGAGGAAGCACGGCGCGCCCTTGCGCTCTTCCGGGAGGCGCGGAATGCGCAGCAAAATGAATTCGTCAGCTACGCCGTGCTGAACTACTACAAACTCATCGAGATCAGATATCCTGGAAAGGAAGCCGCGCGAAAATGGTTTCTAACGAATTTTGAAGCGCTGCACACCGAGTCCAAGGGAGACGACGATATCAGCCGCTTCCTCGCCATATGCGGCAGCGAACCGCCGCATAAATATATCCACGATTCCTGCCGTATTGCGGTTGCGCATGCAGGAAAGCACTCAAAGTCCAATCCCGACGATGCCCACGAGATTGTTCGCCTGCACACAGCCGCGCGCGTCATGCACAGGCTGGCACGCCGCTTCATCGAGCAGGAGTTTGCGATCTCGGACGTGATGTACTCGGGCGACTGA
- a CDS encoding MurR/RpiR family transcriptional regulator, whose amino-acid sequence MDHGPLAKEIIEAFESMSAQLQTAARYVLERPRDVALLSMREQARQAGVQPATMTRLAKHLGLAGYEDIRERYAAAIRSGDIGFASKAGAQVATQKLRGDKALAAEMLVSIGKQIEHLGSGNGLDRLVAAATQLASARRIYCLGLRSSHTVAWHLHYMLTLIGERSINLDGIAATGTDALAGASTRDALLVAAVLPYPRLTVELAEHAAQRGIPIVAITDSELSPLAQIAQHSVIVSTDSPSFFHAMSPAFVVSEILGAIIAGRGGDDTVAALRHTEDHLAALNTHLQSRRVKGSS is encoded by the coding sequence ATGGATCACGGCCCTCTCGCCAAAGAGATCATCGAGGCATTCGAATCCATGTCGGCTCAGCTCCAGACGGCTGCCAGATATGTGCTGGAACGTCCGCGCGACGTGGCGCTGCTGTCCATGCGCGAGCAGGCGCGCCAGGCCGGCGTGCAGCCGGCGACCATGACGCGGCTGGCGAAACATCTGGGTCTGGCCGGCTATGAAGACATCCGCGAGCGATATGCCGCCGCGATCCGCAGCGGCGACATCGGCTTCGCCAGCAAGGCCGGCGCACAGGTCGCCACACAGAAACTCAGGGGCGACAAGGCGCTGGCGGCGGAGATGCTGGTTTCGATCGGCAAGCAGATCGAGCATCTTGGCAGCGGTAACGGGCTCGATCGCCTGGTCGCGGCAGCCACCCAACTGGCGTCGGCGCGCCGGATCTACTGCCTGGGCCTGCGTTCCAGCCATACGGTGGCCTGGCATCTGCACTACATGCTGACCCTGATCGGCGAGCGTTCGATCAATCTCGACGGCATCGCTGCGACCGGGACCGATGCTCTCGCCGGCGCCAGCACCCGCGACGCACTGCTGGTCGCGGCGGTCTTGCCCTACCCCAGACTGACGGTCGAACTGGCCGAGCATGCCGCACAACGCGGCATTCCGATCGTGGCCATCACCGACAGCGAGCTCTCGCCGCTCGCCCAGATCGCGCAGCACTCGGTTATCGTCTCGACCGACAGTCCTTCGTTCTTCCATGCCATGTCGCCGGCCTTTGTCGTGTCCGAGATTCTCGGCGCAATCATCGCCGGGCGTGGCGGCGACGACACCGTCGCCGCACTTCGCCACACCGAGGACCACCTGGCGGCCCTCAACACCCACCTGCAATCGCGACGCGTCAAAGGTTCGTCATGA
- a CDS encoding aspartate aminotransferase family protein — MTHILHRVADAVMPVAVSGKGVELFDRDGKSYIDASGGAAVSCLGHGHPDVLAALHKQLDTLAYAHTGFFTTDVAERLADRLVADAPAGLDHVYLVSGGSEAVEAALKMARQYFVEKGEPQRRHIIARRQSFHGNTLAALATGGNEWRRAQFKPLLIETHHIDPCFAYRLQEAGESDAAYAARAAQALEDQILALGPDQVIAFVAETVVGATAGAVPPVADYLKRIRAICDRYGVLLILDEVMCGMGRTGTLHACEQDGVAPDLLVIAKGLGGGYQPVGAVLLSGQIFESFSKGSGFFQHGHTYMGHPMAAAAGLAVQEVVRRDNLLANVVAMGEHLRRRLDERFANHHHVGDNRGRGLFRALELVADRSTKQPFAPELKLNARIKREAMARGLMVYPMGGTIDGVRGDHVLLAPPFIVNDSQVDAIVERLGDAVDAAIASTR; from the coding sequence ATGACCCATATTCTCCATCGTGTAGCCGACGCCGTAATGCCTGTTGCCGTTAGCGGCAAAGGCGTCGAACTGTTCGACAGGGACGGCAAGAGCTACATCGATGCCTCCGGCGGCGCGGCGGTGTCATGCCTCGGCCATGGTCATCCCGATGTGCTGGCCGCGCTGCACAAGCAGCTCGACACTCTCGCCTATGCCCACACCGGTTTCTTCACCACGGATGTCGCCGAGCGGCTGGCCGACCGGCTGGTGGCGGACGCGCCCGCGGGCCTCGATCACGTCTATCTGGTGAGCGGTGGATCCGAAGCCGTCGAAGCGGCGCTGAAGATGGCACGGCAATACTTTGTCGAGAAGGGCGAGCCGCAGCGCCGGCATATCATTGCGCGCAGGCAAAGCTTTCACGGCAACACCCTGGCTGCACTGGCGACCGGCGGCAATGAATGGCGCCGCGCCCAGTTCAAACCGCTGCTGATCGAAACCCACCACATCGATCCCTGCTTCGCCTACCGTTTGCAGGAGGCTGGCGAAAGCGACGCGGCCTATGCAGCGCGCGCGGCGCAGGCGCTCGAAGACCAGATTCTGGCGCTCGGTCCGGATCAAGTCATCGCCTTCGTCGCCGAGACCGTGGTCGGCGCGACCGCCGGGGCCGTGCCGCCGGTGGCCGACTATCTCAAGCGTATCAGGGCCATCTGCGATCGCTACGGCGTGCTGCTGATCCTTGATGAAGTGATGTGCGGCATGGGCCGCACCGGCACCCTGCACGCCTGCGAGCAGGATGGCGTGGCGCCCGACCTGCTGGTGATCGCCAAGGGCCTCGGCGGCGGCTATCAACCGGTCGGCGCGGTGCTGCTCAGCGGACAGATCTTCGAGTCGTTTTCAAAAGGCTCCGGCTTCTTCCAGCACGGCCACACCTATATGGGCCATCCGATGGCGGCAGCGGCCGGCCTCGCGGTGCAGGAGGTGGTGCGACGCGACAACCTCTTGGCCAATGTCGTCGCCATGGGCGAGCATCTGCGGCGCCGTCTGGATGAGCGCTTCGCCAACCACCATCATGTCGGCGACAACAGGGGACGCGGCTTGTTCCGCGCGCTCGAGCTGGTCGCCGACCGCAGCACCAAGCAACCTTTTGCGCCCGAACTGAAGCTGAACGCGCGGATCAAGCGCGAGGCAATGGCACGCGGACTGATGGTCTACCCGATGGGTGGCACCATCGATGGCGTGCGGGGCGACCATGTTCTGCTGGCCCCGCCGTTCATCGTGAACGACAGCCAGGTGGATGCCATCGTCGAGCGTCTCGGCGATGCGGTCGATGCGGCCATCGCATCGACGAGGTAA
- a CDS encoding transporter substrate-binding domain-containing protein — MMTRVTGLAAACLLFTLSFSTIATISSAPAQGLGPTLSKIKETGTFTIGNRDSSLPLSYLDDRQQPVGFAIDLCNLVAAKLKTRLGLPEMKIVYQSVTSSNRIPLVQNGTVDIECGSTANTIPRQSAVAFSLTTYQPQFKWIALKASGLKTTDDLKGKAVVVTQGTNTAQFVLKLNSEKALDMKILQGKDHAESFLLMQTSRAVAFMEDDILLAGLRATATTPDDFAFLNDSFPSDPYALVVSRTDPGFKQLVDETLSETMKSGAYDKLYAKWFESKIPPKGVNLNFPQSEKLKELIKTPSDKAIGQ, encoded by the coding sequence ATGATGACACGCGTCACGGGCCTCGCGGCCGCATGCCTTTTGTTTACTTTGTCTTTCTCGACGATTGCCACTATCTCCAGCGCGCCGGCCCAGGGCCTCGGCCCCACGCTGAGCAAGATCAAGGAGACCGGCACCTTCACCATCGGCAACCGCGATTCATCGCTGCCGCTGTCCTATCTCGACGACCGCCAGCAGCCGGTCGGCTTCGCCATCGATCTTTGCAATCTGGTCGCGGCCAAGCTCAAAACCAGGCTCGGCCTGCCCGAGATGAAAATCGTCTATCAGAGCGTCACCTCGTCGAACCGGATTCCGCTGGTGCAGAACGGCACCGTCGACATCGAATGCGGCTCCACCGCCAACACCATCCCGCGCCAAAGCGCGGTGGCGTTTTCGCTGACGACCTACCAGCCGCAATTCAAATGGATCGCACTGAAAGCATCGGGCCTGAAGACGACCGACGATCTCAAAGGGAAGGCTGTGGTTGTGACGCAGGGCACCAACACCGCGCAGTTCGTTCTCAAGCTGAACTCCGAGAAGGCGCTCGACATGAAGATCCTGCAGGGCAAGGACCACGCCGAATCGTTTCTGCTGATGCAGACCAGCCGCGCCGTGGCTTTCATGGAGGATGACATCCTGCTGGCCGGCCTGAGAGCAACAGCGACGACCCCGGACGACTTCGCGTTTCTGAACGACAGTTTCCCGAGCGATCCCTATGCCCTTGTCGTCTCCAGGACCGATCCCGGTTTCAAGCAACTGGTCGACGAAACGCTGAGCGAAACCATGAAATCCGGCGCCTACGACAAGCTTTATGCCAAGTGGTTCGAAAGCAAGATCCCACCCAAGGGGGTCAATTTGAACTTTCCGCAGTCGGAGAAGCTGAAGGAATTGATCAAGACGCCGAGCGACAAGGCCATCGGTCAGTAG
- the bioB gene encoding biotin synthase BioB, translated as MTPPLASTNGQAATGLRHDWDRAEAEALYALPFADLMFQAQSLHRTNFDPNHVETASLLSIKTGGCPEDCGYCSQSSHYDTGLKATKLMDQATVVATAQRAKEAGASRFCMAAAWRNPKDRDLDQVCDMVSAVKGLGMETCVTLGMLTPAQAARLHDAGLDFYNHNVDTSPEFYDKIITTRTLEDRIDTLAHVRDAGIKVCCGGIVGMGERVEDRLGMMVLLANLPSHPESVPVNLWNEVKGVPVNDTAERPDPIALVRLIAVARILMPKSVVRLSAGRQYMTDELQALCFLAGANSIFIGDVLLTTKNPQRDRDASLLERLGINSQLDHTTHSHLRADAAE; from the coding sequence ATGACACCACCACTGGCTTCAACCAACGGACAGGCGGCCACCGGGCTGCGGCATGACTGGGACCGCGCCGAGGCCGAAGCGCTTTATGCCCTGCCGTTCGCCGACCTCATGTTCCAGGCGCAGAGCCTGCATCGCACGAATTTTGATCCGAATCATGTCGAGACCGCGAGCCTGCTCAGCATCAAGACCGGTGGCTGCCCGGAGGATTGCGGCTACTGCTCGCAGAGTTCGCATTACGACACCGGCCTGAAAGCGACCAAGCTGATGGACCAGGCCACCGTGGTGGCCACGGCGCAGCGCGCCAAGGAGGCCGGCGCCAGCCGCTTCTGCATGGCCGCCGCCTGGCGCAATCCGAAAGACCGCGACCTCGATCAGGTCTGCGACATGGTGAGCGCGGTGAAGGGCCTCGGCATGGAGACCTGCGTCACCCTCGGCATGCTCACGCCGGCCCAGGCGGCGCGGCTGCACGACGCCGGGCTCGATTTCTATAATCACAACGTCGATACATCGCCGGAGTTCTACGACAAGATCATCACCACCCGCACCCTCGAGGATCGCATCGATACGCTGGCGCATGTGCGCGACGCCGGCATCAAGGTCTGCTGCGGCGGCATTGTCGGCATGGGCGAACGGGTCGAGGACCGGCTTGGCATGATGGTGCTGCTGGCCAATCTGCCCAGCCATCCGGAGAGCGTGCCGGTCAATCTCTGGAACGAGGTCAAGGGCGTTCCGGTCAACGACACCGCGGAGCGGCCTGATCCGATCGCGCTGGTGCGGCTGATCGCAGTCGCCCGCATCCTGATGCCAAAGAGCGTGGTGCGACTGTCGGCCGGACGTCAGTACATGACCGACGAATTGCAGGCGCTATGCTTCCTGGCCGGCGCCAATTCGATCTTCATCGGTGACGTGCTGCTGACCACCAAAAATCCGCAGCGCGACCGCGACGCCAGCCTGCTGGAGCGGCTTGGGATCAATTCGCAGCTCGACCACACCACCCATTCCCATCTGCGGGCCGACGCCGCCGAGTGA
- a CDS encoding MBL fold metallo-hydrolase: MNANAPAAAKATDPLSYPFETAPKQDEVIELRPGVLWVRLDLPFRLNHVNIYLLADGDGWTMIDAGFGNEVTIAAWTKLFEGPLKQVKVTRLIVTHAHPDHVGLAGWIVERFNCSLHMSQVEYLQSAYHQHRGSEERKQAQRLFFRRHGMDEDLTDQLLGRGQDYLKRVSTLPASYSRLSKDDTIAIGSRRFKVITGGGHSLDQVMLYSADDKLFLSADQVLSKISPNVSVWAVEPDANSLGEYLQSLAELDRALPDDVLVLPGHGIPFYGVKTRIKQLADHHEERCQLIADACRTTPKTSAQLVPVVFHKHVLDAHQTGFAAGELIAHVNHMLAQGRLTVAPATDGVLRFATA; this comes from the coding sequence ATGAACGCAAACGCCCCCGCTGCCGCCAAAGCAACCGACCCGCTGAGCTATCCGTTCGAAACCGCGCCCAAGCAGGACGAGGTGATCGAACTTCGGCCGGGCGTGCTGTGGGTGCGCCTGGATCTTCCGTTCCGCCTCAACCACGTCAACATCTACCTGCTCGCCGACGGCGATGGCTGGACCATGATCGATGCCGGCTTCGGCAACGAAGTCACGATCGCCGCGTGGACCAAACTGTTCGAAGGACCACTCAAGCAGGTCAAGGTCACGCGGCTGATCGTGACCCACGCGCATCCCGATCATGTCGGGCTCGCGGGCTGGATCGTCGAGCGCTTCAACTGCTCGCTGCATATGTCGCAGGTCGAATATCTGCAGAGCGCCTATCACCAGCATCGGGGCTCGGAAGAGCGCAAGCAGGCGCAGCGGCTGTTCTTCCGCCGTCACGGCATGGACGAAGACCTCACCGATCAATTGCTGGGACGCGGCCAGGATTATCTCAAGCGGGTCTCGACACTGCCGGCCTCGTATTCTCGCCTGTCGAAAGACGACACGATCGCCATCGGATCCCGGCGTTTCAAGGTGATCACCGGTGGCGGCCACTCGCTGGATCAGGTGATGCTGTACAGCGCCGACGACAAACTGTTTCTGTCCGCGGACCAGGTGCTGAGCAAGATCTCGCCGAACGTCAGTGTCTGGGCGGTCGAGCCCGATGCCAATTCGCTTGGCGAATACCTGCAGTCGCTCGCCGAACTCGACCGCGCGCTGCCCGATGACGTGCTGGTGCTGCCCGGTCATGGCATTCCGTTCTATGGCGTCAAGACGCGCATCAAACAGCTCGCCGATCATCACGAAGAACGCTGCCAGCTGATTGCGGACGCCTGCCGCACCACGCCGAAGACCTCGGCCCAGCTGGTGCCGGTGGTGTTCCACAAGCATGTGCTCGATGCCCACCAGACCGGCTTTGCGGCCGGCGAGCTGATCGCCCACGTCAACCACATGCTGGCGCAGGGGCGGCTGACCGTCGCCCCTGCGACCGACGGCGTGCTGCGCTTCGCGACGGCCTGA